Proteins from one uncultured Anaeromusa sp. genomic window:
- a CDS encoding SpoIIE family protein phosphatase, whose protein sequence is MLFHADVAVRQLNKHGEELCGDHVNITRTADDTFIVLSDGLGSGVKANILAILTTKIASSMCRKGIAMEDVVATITETLPVCRQRKIAYSTLHLIHLQADGQAKIVEFDCPQTFLCRDGVVIPVPTEEKEIAGRLVREGSLRLVENDLLVAVSDGVIHAGIGGLLNLGWGWEGIAEQLRQIMLQPAPCAREVSQSLISCCEGYYTGKPGDDSTVVAVRLHPPRCLTLMAGPPQDRRADSRVVWRLLSQTGKKAIAGGTTARIVSRITGRELRVLGVYEDPQIPPTGKLDGVDLVTEGLLTLNAVGERLLSEEGLRASRKRDGATLLAQELLQADRITILAGKALNEAHAQALHLPFQVHLKSQVLQRLAGQLEALGKTVVLEWF, encoded by the coding sequence ATGCTGTTTCATGCGGATGTGGCGGTTCGGCAGCTTAATAAGCACGGCGAAGAGCTTTGCGGCGATCATGTAAACATTACGCGTACGGCGGATGACACCTTTATCGTTCTTTCCGATGGCTTAGGGAGCGGCGTTAAGGCTAATATTCTTGCTATTTTAACAACGAAAATTGCGTCTTCCATGTGCCGCAAGGGCATCGCCATGGAAGACGTGGTAGCCACGATAACAGAAACTTTGCCTGTTTGCCGTCAGCGAAAAATTGCTTATTCTACCTTGCATTTGATTCATTTGCAGGCGGATGGGCAGGCGAAAATTGTAGAATTTGATTGTCCGCAGACGTTCTTGTGTCGTGACGGCGTTGTGATTCCCGTACCTACGGAGGAAAAGGAAATTGCCGGTCGTCTTGTGCGCGAAGGATCACTGAGGTTGGTGGAAAATGATCTCCTTGTTGCCGTCAGCGACGGCGTCATTCACGCCGGTATCGGAGGCTTGCTGAATCTTGGCTGGGGATGGGAAGGAATTGCCGAGCAATTGCGGCAGATCATGCTTCAACCTGCGCCATGTGCGCGAGAAGTCAGCCAGAGTTTGATTTCCTGTTGCGAAGGCTATTATACGGGGAAACCAGGAGATGATTCTACGGTTGTAGCTGTAAGGCTGCATCCGCCGCGTTGCCTTACGCTGATGGCCGGTCCTCCTCAAGATCGCCGCGCCGACTCCCGCGTAGTTTGGCGCTTGCTGAGCCAAACAGGGAAGAAAGCTATTGCCGGGGGTACGACGGCTCGGATTGTTAGCCGCATTACGGGACGTGAGCTGCGGGTGCTTGGCGTGTATGAGGACCCGCAAATACCGCCGACAGGAAAACTCGATGGTGTTGATCTGGTAACAGAAGGTTTATTGACGTTAAATGCCGTAGGAGAACGCTTATTATCTGAAGAGGGATTGCGTGCTTCTCGCAAACGGGATGGGGCGACTCTTTTGGCTCAGGAATTATTACAAGCGGATCGCATTACTATTTTGGCAGGCAAGGCGTTGAACGAGGCGCATGCACAGGCGCTGCACCTGCCGTTCCAAGTTCATTTAAAAAGTCAGGTGCTGCAGCGTTTAGCGGGGCAACTGGAAGCCCTGGGAAAAACGGTGGTGTTGGAATGGTTTTAA
- a CDS encoding [Fe-Fe] hydrogenase large subunit C-terminal domain-containing protein, giving the protein MNIIRTLKVNCKDCNRCVRSCPVKAIGVSRHHAYVLEERCILCGKCVAECPQNAKQIRNQLTDVQRWLQGKRPVYLSLAPSFPAFPVLGAAETLPERLVALGFAAVECTTVGADLIMEEYRHLVETKSHPILSSCCPVTVDLVNKYYPQVSSWLAPVISPMQAHAKDIKQRCPEAKVVFVGPCLGKMGELKEPFNSVDAVLTFSQMQEWLLQSSENALAQENCWREGVHTRSFPLSSGITRSFLAWDGMSEDVVIADGLERCTELLQGLCRHEVRPRFVELLACPGGCLGGPLGGQADCLAARREAILQYWRKVEAEQPSLTKERPSLGVTNEVELGRTQLPRPTQFAAPPETEIRAILSQIGKYTQADERNCGACGYSTCREKLLPYITA; this is encoded by the coding sequence ATGAATATTATCCGTACGCTCAAGGTTAACTGCAAAGACTGCAATCGCTGTGTACGATCTTGTCCGGTAAAGGCTATTGGCGTAAGCCGGCATCATGCGTATGTGTTGGAAGAACGGTGCATTCTCTGCGGGAAGTGTGTTGCCGAATGCCCGCAAAATGCCAAGCAGATTCGCAATCAACTCACTGATGTACAACGCTGGCTTCAGGGAAAACGGCCGGTGTATTTAAGTTTAGCTCCTTCATTCCCCGCATTTCCGGTTCTTGGTGCGGCGGAAACGCTGCCGGAACGTTTAGTTGCGTTAGGCTTTGCGGCCGTAGAGTGCACTACTGTGGGAGCGGATCTCATTATGGAAGAGTATCGGCATTTGGTAGAAACTAAGTCTCATCCGATTCTTTCTTCCTGTTGTCCTGTAACTGTCGATTTGGTTAATAAGTATTATCCTCAAGTTTCATCTTGGCTGGCGCCTGTGATTTCGCCTATGCAGGCTCATGCAAAGGATATAAAACAACGCTGTCCTGAAGCTAAAGTTGTTTTTGTCGGTCCTTGTTTAGGGAAAATGGGAGAATTGAAGGAACCTTTTAATTCGGTAGATGCTGTGCTAACTTTTTCACAGATGCAGGAATGGCTGCTGCAAAGCTCCGAAAATGCATTGGCGCAGGAAAATTGCTGGCGTGAAGGCGTTCATACTCGATCCTTTCCGCTCAGCAGCGGTATTACCCGCTCGTTTTTGGCTTGGGACGGCATGAGTGAAGACGTGGTTATTGCCGATGGCTTGGAACGTTGCACAGAACTGTTGCAAGGCTTGTGCCGACATGAGGTTCGGCCTCGTTTTGTAGAGCTCTTAGCTTGCCCTGGGGGATGCTTAGGCGGCCCTCTGGGCGGTCAAGCTGATTGTCTGGCAGCGCGGCGCGAAGCCATTTTGCAGTATTGGCGCAAGGTAGAAGCCGAGCAGCCTTCGTTGACCAAGGAAAGGCCTTCTTTGGGCGTGACAAACGAAGTGGAATTGGGAAGAACGCAATTGCCAAGACCGACACAGTTTGCGGCGCCGCCAGAGACGGAGATTCGGGCGATTTTGAGCCAAATCGGCAAATATACCCAAGCTGATGAGCGGAATTGCGGCGCATGCGGCTATTCAACGTGCCGCGAGAAGCTACTGCCGTATATTACGGCGTAG
- a CDS encoding NAD(P)H-dependent oxidoreductase subunit E, which produces MIEIAICVGSACHLKGSYQVMHAFKSLLELHRLEGRLVELKGAFCQGDCTEGVVVHINGERITRVSQDKVFELFQVKVLGRQS; this is translated from the coding sequence ATGATTGAAATTGCCATTTGTGTAGGAAGCGCCTGTCATTTGAAGGGCTCTTACCAAGTGATGCACGCGTTTAAATCTCTTTTGGAGCTACACCGTTTGGAAGGGCGTCTTGTGGAGTTAAAAGGAGCTTTTTGCCAGGGAGACTGTACGGAGGGCGTAGTTGTTCATATTAATGGCGAGAGAATTACCCGCGTTTCACAAGACAAAGTGTTTGAACTTTTTCAAGTAAAGGTGCTGGGGAGACAGTCATGA
- a CDS encoding penicillin-binding protein 1A, with the protein MRNESTSPQTPKRSFRWGRLFLIISIVMGVIFAGVGLGFVTASYNTMPNLQNDIRPAASSQIFDSHGTLITTVHSVENRVPVPLSKVPQNLQNAFVAVEDARFYQHMGVDPRGILRAAWSNVTGGGVAEGGSTITQQLAKNALLSQERTMKRKIQEAFLALQIERQYTKHEILEMYVNHIYFGQGAYGVQTAAKVYFNKNAEDLSLAECAMLAGIPKSPNYYSPLNNLKAAKERQRTVLEQMVKYGYIDAATAHSAAEAPLKLVSGQTNNDKSNKTAAYFIDYVVQSLIDKYGADAVYKEGLKVYTSLDLTMQHAAESALTHLPSYRKDANGIMQPQGALVAIDPRSGYIKAMVGGRGDDQFNRAVMAERQPGSVFKTFTYLAAIESGMTPATSISDTAVSFGSWAPRNYDGRFYGNISLRYALEQSRNVPTVKLANQLGADKPLYYAQQMGISTLVLQGPTNDRNLAMSLGGLTKGVTPLEMASAYGVLANQGIRCEPIAIVKVVDRNGKTLEEHSPQPKTIISEKSAYIITDMLKGVIARGTGAGAAIGRPAAGKTGTTDNNKDAWFVGYTPDLVAAVWMGNDTEGTLGNITGGTVPAEIWRGFMTKALASTPARDFLRPQGVSVPQDASTPAHPEDKAAADKKQEDDKKKTTTKQPEKTTTKPTEAKTEDKKTDSKKE; encoded by the coding sequence ATGAGAAATGAAAGTACTTCACCACAAACACCCAAACGATCTTTTCGCTGGGGGCGCCTGTTTCTCATTATTTCAATAGTAATGGGCGTCATTTTTGCCGGCGTCGGCTTGGGTTTTGTAACTGCCAGCTATAATACGATGCCTAACTTGCAAAACGACATTCGCCCGGCTGCTTCATCACAAATTTTTGACAGCCATGGCACGCTAATTACTACCGTACATTCCGTGGAAAATCGCGTTCCAGTTCCTCTGAGCAAAGTCCCGCAAAATCTGCAGAATGCTTTTGTGGCGGTTGAGGATGCTCGCTTTTATCAGCACATGGGCGTTGACCCGCGAGGCATTTTGCGGGCGGCTTGGTCTAATGTAACCGGAGGCGGCGTAGCCGAAGGCGGCAGCACCATCACCCAGCAGCTTGCTAAAAACGCGCTTCTTTCACAAGAACGCACGATGAAGCGAAAAATCCAAGAGGCTTTTTTGGCCTTACAAATCGAACGCCAGTATACCAAACATGAGATTTTAGAAATGTACGTTAATCACATTTACTTTGGCCAAGGCGCTTATGGCGTGCAAACGGCTGCCAAAGTATACTTCAATAAAAATGCCGAAGATTTATCGTTGGCGGAATGCGCTATGCTGGCCGGCATTCCCAAAAGCCCCAATTACTATTCCCCTTTGAATAATTTAAAAGCCGCTAAAGAACGACAGCGGACGGTTTTAGAGCAAATGGTCAAGTACGGCTATATTGATGCCGCTACCGCTCACAGTGCTGCAGAAGCGCCGTTAAAGCTGGTTTCCGGCCAAACCAACAATGACAAGTCCAATAAAACAGCCGCTTATTTTATTGATTATGTTGTCCAATCTCTTATTGATAAATATGGCGCTGATGCCGTTTATAAAGAAGGCTTGAAGGTCTACACCTCCTTAGATTTGACCATGCAGCATGCGGCGGAAAGCGCCCTTACCCATCTACCATCGTATCGCAAAGATGCAAATGGCATTATGCAGCCGCAAGGAGCGCTGGTAGCCATTGATCCGCGCAGTGGTTACATTAAAGCCATGGTAGGCGGTCGTGGTGACGATCAATTCAATCGCGCCGTAATGGCGGAACGTCAGCCTGGCTCTGTTTTTAAAACCTTCACCTACCTAGCCGCCATTGAAAGCGGCATGACGCCAGCTACAAGCATCAGCGATACAGCCGTGTCTTTTGGCTCCTGGGCTCCCCGCAATTACGACGGACGCTTTTACGGCAACATTTCACTGCGCTACGCTTTAGAACAGTCGCGCAATGTACCTACCGTAAAGTTGGCCAACCAGCTTGGCGCTGATAAACCCTTGTATTACGCCCAGCAAATGGGCATCTCCACCCTAGTATTGCAAGGTCCTACAAATGATAGAAACCTGGCTATGTCCCTGGGCGGCTTAACCAAAGGCGTTACTCCTTTGGAAATGGCCAGCGCCTATGGAGTATTGGCCAACCAAGGTATCCGTTGCGAACCCATTGCCATCGTGAAAGTCGTCGATCGAAACGGCAAAACCTTGGAAGAACATTCTCCTCAGCCCAAAACCATCATCAGCGAGAAAAGCGCCTACATCATAACCGATATGCTTAAAGGCGTTATTGCCCGCGGCACCGGAGCAGGCGCCGCTATTGGCCGGCCAGCAGCCGGCAAGACCGGCACTACAGACAATAACAAAGACGCCTGGTTTGTCGGTTATACTCCTGACTTGGTTGCCGCCGTTTGGATGGGTAATGACACCGAAGGAACTCTTGGAAATATCACAGGAGGTACCGTTCCTGCCGAAATTTGGCGCGGCTTCATGACCAAGGCGTTAGCCTCGACTCCAGCCCGTGATTTCTTACGTCCCCAGGGCGTGTCGGTTCCTCAAGACGCAAGCACGCCGGCCCACCCTGAAGACAAAGCAGCTGCTGATAAAAAGCAAGAAGACGATAAGAAAAAGACAACAACCAAGCAGCCAGAGAAAACAACAACGAAACCAACGGAAGCTAAAACAGAAGACAAGAAAACAGATTCCAAAAAGGAATAA
- a CDS encoding endonuclease MutS2, which yields MINEKALHILEFDKVRSRLASLTACSLGRELAEKLQPQVEAEFVARSLEETAAVAFLAEQGERLPLGGIHDVRQAAGRAALGAILELEELRNIAATMKSARILGSFLLNRLEETPILSEYAEGFVSLQRLEQAVEAVIDEHGQMRDDATPELAKLRRAIRTAHGRVKERLQSVLRSQEYQKYFQEALVTMRGDRYVIPVKQEYKHFFPGIVHDQSASGATVFIEPMSIVELNNEIKQCVAAERNEIERILQSLSAVTGRDNDSIQENCRLLGQMDLLAAKVRLAEQWKCTKPVFNEAKRLSLRQARHPLINAAQVVPIDLFLGEEYTMLLITGPNTGGKTVALKTLGLMVLMAQAGLFLPVDSGSSICMFSQVFADIGDEQSIEQSLSTFSSHMTHLVSILQEVGADDLVLLDEIGAGTDPVEGAALAMSILENLQACGALTVATTHYSELKQFAYAREGVENASVEFDVQTLRPTYRLRIGMAGSSNAFAISRRLGLAEAILDRARVLMDQQHVDLAAMMQELEKEKLEYQERLATLELQQRSWEQEQRRWEAKRSQEEEKAALRLEQSKTKAAELLRQARKTAEESVNLIKKQAQEQDQQRRQNAFQQARERLQGALDGTRPQFRKIVAGSPVEQELLREGLAVMVKTLGQKGRILSWNAKEATVQIGALKMNVPLQACLLVEDGKVEEPPVKEAPRISAAFLSKRLDVPREIDVRGQNIEEAVEILAKFLDDAMLAGHTKINVIHGKGTGALRKGVRAYLKQHHGVRDISIGEVTEGGDGATLVQLK from the coding sequence ATGATCAATGAAAAAGCATTGCATATATTGGAGTTTGACAAGGTTCGAAGCCGCCTAGCCTCCTTGACTGCGTGCTCGCTGGGGCGAGAGCTGGCGGAAAAGCTGCAGCCCCAGGTAGAAGCGGAGTTCGTTGCTCGATCGTTGGAAGAAACTGCAGCAGTGGCTTTTTTGGCGGAGCAGGGAGAACGGCTGCCCTTGGGCGGCATTCATGATGTGCGCCAAGCAGCAGGCAGAGCGGCGTTAGGAGCGATTTTAGAACTAGAAGAGCTGCGCAATATCGCCGCTACAATGAAAAGCGCCCGGATTTTGGGAAGCTTTTTGCTAAACCGCTTGGAAGAAACGCCAATTTTAAGCGAGTATGCAGAAGGTTTTGTTTCGTTGCAGCGTTTAGAACAGGCGGTGGAAGCGGTTATTGACGAGCATGGTCAAATGCGCGACGACGCTACGCCGGAGCTGGCCAAACTGCGGCGCGCCATTCGCACGGCTCACGGGCGCGTTAAGGAACGCTTGCAGTCTGTATTGCGTTCTCAAGAATACCAGAAATATTTTCAAGAAGCTTTGGTAACCATGCGGGGTGATCGCTATGTAATTCCTGTGAAGCAGGAGTATAAGCATTTTTTCCCAGGCATTGTTCATGATCAATCGGCCAGCGGCGCTACTGTCTTCATTGAGCCGATGAGCATTGTAGAGCTGAACAACGAAATTAAGCAATGCGTTGCCGCTGAACGCAATGAAATAGAACGCATTTTACAGTCTTTAAGTGCGGTTACGGGACGCGATAATGACAGTATTCAAGAAAATTGCCGCTTATTAGGACAGATGGATTTATTGGCGGCTAAGGTTCGGCTGGCGGAGCAATGGAAATGTACTAAGCCTGTTTTTAATGAAGCGAAGCGGCTTTCTTTGCGTCAGGCCCGGCATCCTTTAATTAACGCCGCCCAAGTTGTGCCGATTGACTTGTTTCTTGGTGAAGAGTATACGATGCTGCTGATAACCGGTCCTAATACAGGCGGTAAAACGGTAGCGCTAAAGACGCTGGGACTCATGGTGCTTATGGCGCAGGCTGGCTTGTTTTTGCCGGTAGACAGCGGTTCGAGCATCTGCATGTTCAGTCAGGTATTTGCGGATATTGGCGATGAACAAAGTATTGAACAAAGCTTGAGTACTTTTTCATCTCATATGACGCATTTGGTGAGCATTCTGCAAGAAGTCGGCGCTGATGATTTGGTTTTGCTGGATGAAATCGGCGCTGGCACCGATCCGGTAGAGGGCGCCGCTTTAGCTATGTCCATTTTGGAAAATTTGCAGGCTTGCGGCGCTTTGACTGTGGCAACAACGCATTATAGCGAGTTAAAGCAATTTGCCTATGCCCGTGAAGGCGTAGAAAATGCCAGTGTGGAGTTTGATGTGCAAACCCTGCGTCCGACCTATCGGCTGCGCATCGGCATGGCCGGCTCTAGCAACGCTTTCGCCATCAGCCGCCGTTTAGGTCTGGCGGAAGCGATATTAGACAGGGCGCGCGTACTAATGGATCAGCAGCATGTGGATTTGGCCGCGATGATGCAGGAGCTGGAAAAAGAAAAGTTAGAGTATCAAGAACGTCTTGCAACTCTGGAACTTCAGCAGCGCTCGTGGGAGCAAGAGCAGCGACGCTGGGAAGCCAAGCGAAGTCAAGAGGAAGAAAAAGCCGCCTTGCGATTGGAGCAAAGCAAGACGAAGGCGGCTGAATTACTGCGGCAGGCTAGAAAAACAGCCGAAGAAAGCGTCAATCTCATTAAAAAACAGGCGCAAGAGCAAGATCAGCAGCGGCGGCAGAACGCGTTTCAACAGGCGAGAGAAAGACTGCAGGGAGCGCTGGATGGAACACGCCCTCAATTCCGCAAGATTGTTGCCGGAAGTCCAGTAGAACAGGAACTGCTGCGGGAAGGTTTAGCAGTTATGGTTAAGACGCTGGGCCAGAAAGGCAGGATACTGTCCTGGAATGCTAAGGAGGCGACGGTGCAGATCGGAGCGCTAAAAATGAATGTGCCCTTGCAAGCCTGTCTTCTGGTGGAGGATGGGAAGGTGGAGGAGCCTCCGGTCAAGGAGGCGCCGCGAATTTCCGCCGCGTTTTTAAGCAAACGCTTGGATGTTCCCCGGGAAATTGATGTGCGCGGTCAAAACATTGAAGAAGCCGTAGAAATACTGGCTAAATTCTTGGATGACGCCATGCTGGCCGGGCACACTAAGATAAATGTGATTCACGGCAAGGGAACCGGCGCGTTGCGTAAAGGCGTGCGGGCTTATTTAAAGCAGCATCACGGTGTTCGGGACATCAGCATTGGCGAGGTAACCGAAGGCGGCGACGGCGCTACGCTGGTGCAGCTTAAATAA
- a CDS encoding DUF3656 domain-containing protein, whose protein sequence is MVCELLAPAGSVEAFRAAVENGADAVYLSGKAFGARAYAPNFSDEELTEAVRYAHLRNVKVYVTVNTLVDDSEMRLLQEYLRFLYECEIDAVLVQDLGVAAVARTCVPNLPLHASTQMTVHNAAGVRFLRELGFTRVVVSREMSLAELQQCVQEGGAEIEAFVHGALCISYSGQCLMSSLIGGRSGNRGRCAQPCRLNYRLETEEGTVIQEVGEYLLSPKDLNTLELVPQLLEAGVHSLKIEGRMKRPEYVAVVVAAYRQALDAALRGETLSLEPLQRDLEQIFNRDFTTAYLQGRPGRTMMSDRRPNNRGLRVGRIVAYDYAKREGCLKLEQPLRQGDVLDVWVKVGGRVNLTMQEMYVNGKLVEEAEPGELVTIPDMPPVGMNDRAFKVFDAQLMLKARSSFAKEQRKVPVTAVVEAVLGQPLRLTLRDDEGHEGVGETDFLAEEARKHALQIDSVRKQVDRLGNTPFALQNLEFKAQGELMAPVSEQNEMRRRAVEALEEARLISYKRPSLSAGPCSLALKDERRIAKEQWPEKICVQCSELAQVQAALAGGASGILFGGEDFVKPAPGPEEYAAVCRAVQEAGKELWLGTPRIVREWQLSRWEQVFSFAASQEVAGVYLANLGLLELCRKKTPTLAFWADAPLSHFNSQTLAFWAEQGAVGATLSPELTFEQIRKLHWPQSLAGECLVHGRLTMMVSEFCPLGSYIGELHTGTCSQPCRQKEAYYLRDRKEERFPIFTDSSCRSYIFNAKELDLRGNLTQFRQTGVSQLRLDGRLYRPEELRRLTADYCRELLALQKGQVLPPPAVKPGATRGHYFRGVMMHDQ, encoded by the coding sequence ATGGTATGTGAATTATTGGCTCCTGCCGGGAGCGTTGAAGCGTTTCGAGCTGCCGTGGAAAATGGCGCTGATGCGGTATATTTATCGGGGAAAGCCTTTGGGGCCAGAGCCTATGCCCCCAATTTTTCTGACGAGGAACTAACAGAAGCGGTACGGTATGCTCATTTACGGAACGTTAAAGTATATGTAACCGTTAATACATTGGTGGACGACAGTGAAATGAGACTGCTGCAGGAATATCTGCGTTTTTTATACGAATGCGAAATTGATGCGGTGCTGGTTCAGGATTTGGGGGTAGCGGCGGTAGCCCGTACGTGTGTGCCGAATTTGCCGTTGCATGCCAGTACGCAGATGACCGTGCATAATGCTGCAGGCGTGCGCTTTTTGCGGGAACTTGGCTTTACCAGAGTGGTGGTCTCACGTGAAATGTCTCTTGCGGAACTGCAGCAATGCGTCCAAGAAGGGGGCGCGGAAATTGAAGCTTTTGTTCACGGCGCTCTTTGTATTTCCTATTCCGGTCAATGCTTGATGAGCAGTCTTATTGGGGGGCGCAGCGGCAATCGAGGACGTTGTGCGCAGCCTTGCCGGCTCAACTATCGTTTGGAAACGGAAGAGGGAACTGTAATTCAGGAAGTTGGCGAATATCTTCTAAGCCCCAAGGATTTGAATACCTTGGAGCTGGTGCCGCAATTACTGGAAGCTGGCGTTCATTCTTTGAAAATTGAAGGACGCATGAAGCGGCCGGAGTATGTGGCCGTAGTAGTCGCCGCCTATCGTCAGGCGCTGGACGCGGCGCTGCGCGGCGAAACATTGTCTTTGGAGCCGTTGCAGAGGGACTTGGAACAGATCTTTAATCGTGATTTTACTACCGCTTATTTGCAAGGGCGACCAGGGCGGACCATGATGAGTGATCGTCGTCCTAACAATCGCGGCTTGCGGGTGGGACGCATTGTGGCTTATGACTACGCCAAAAGGGAAGGGTGTTTAAAGCTGGAGCAGCCGCTGCGGCAGGGGGATGTCCTTGATGTTTGGGTTAAAGTAGGCGGCCGTGTCAACCTTACAATGCAAGAAATGTATGTAAATGGGAAGTTGGTAGAAGAGGCTGAACCAGGTGAGCTGGTGACCATTCCGGATATGCCGCCGGTAGGAATGAATGACCGGGCGTTTAAGGTGTTTGACGCACAATTAATGCTCAAAGCACGCAGCTCCTTTGCCAAAGAACAGCGCAAAGTGCCGGTGACGGCAGTAGTAGAGGCAGTATTAGGACAGCCGCTGCGCTTGACTTTGCGCGATGACGAAGGGCATGAGGGAGTCGGAGAGACTGACTTTTTAGCGGAAGAAGCAAGAAAGCATGCTTTGCAAATTGATTCTGTGCGTAAGCAAGTGGATCGCCTGGGCAACACTCCCTTTGCTCTGCAGAATTTGGAGTTTAAGGCGCAGGGCGAGCTGATGGCACCTGTGAGCGAACAAAACGAAATGCGTCGTCGCGCCGTGGAAGCGTTGGAAGAAGCCAGACTGATTTCTTATAAGCGGCCTTCTCTTTCGGCCGGACCTTGCAGTTTAGCGCTCAAAGACGAAAGGCGTATCGCGAAAGAACAATGGCCGGAAAAAATTTGTGTACAATGCAGTGAACTGGCGCAAGTTCAGGCAGCGTTGGCAGGAGGCGCCTCGGGTATTCTTTTTGGAGGCGAAGATTTTGTAAAACCAGCGCCTGGGCCGGAGGAATACGCTGCCGTTTGTCGCGCTGTCCAGGAAGCGGGGAAAGAACTGTGGCTGGGAACGCCGCGTATTGTCCGCGAATGGCAGCTGTCTCGCTGGGAGCAGGTTTTCTCGTTTGCAGCGTCGCAAGAAGTAGCTGGCGTATATCTGGCTAATTTAGGCTTGCTGGAGTTATGTCGGAAAAAAACGCCGACCCTAGCTTTTTGGGCGGATGCGCCGCTGAGCCATTTTAATTCTCAAACTCTTGCCTTCTGGGCTGAACAGGGAGCGGTTGGAGCAACATTGTCTCCTGAATTGACCTTTGAGCAAATTCGCAAGCTTCATTGGCCGCAGAGTTTGGCTGGTGAATGTCTGGTGCATGGTCGCTTGACTATGATGGTCTCTGAGTTTTGCCCCTTGGGTTCTTATATTGGAGAGTTGCATACCGGAACATGCAGCCAGCCTTGTCGCCAAAAGGAAGCTTACTACTTGCGCGACCGGAAAGAAGAGCGGTTCCCCATTTTTACAGACAGCAGCTGCCGCAGCTATATCTTCAATGCTAAAGAATTGGATTTGCGAGGTAATCTGACACAATTCCGCCAGACCGGAGTATCACAATTGCGCCTGGATGGACGTCTGTATCGTCCGGAGGAGTTGCGACGTTTGACTGCCGACTATTGCCGGGAATTGCTTGCGTTGCAAAAAGGCCAGGTTTTACCGCCGCCGGCTGTAAAGCCGGGCGCTACGCGCGGGCACTATTTTAGAGGAGTCATGATGCATGATCAATGA
- a CDS encoding DUF441 domain-containing protein, with product MLESSIPLLVILFLALFGSNYSVFIAALILLLIKWLGFEAWLAPVETHGISVGITILTMAILVPIAQGKLTTQMLLDAFKSPVGLVAIAVGIWVSYLAAQGVPFMRETPEAVSALIVGTIAGVCLFHGLAVGPLIAGGLVSLVISLAGFFKA from the coding sequence ATGTTGGAATCCAGTATACCTCTGCTTGTTATCCTTTTCTTAGCTCTCTTCGGCAGCAATTACAGTGTCTTTATCGCTGCTTTGATTTTACTGTTAATCAAGTGGCTTGGCTTTGAAGCCTGGCTGGCTCCGGTGGAAACGCACGGCATCTCTGTGGGTATTACTATTTTGACCATGGCCATCCTAGTTCCCATCGCTCAAGGCAAGCTGACTACGCAAATGCTTTTGGACGCCTTTAAATCGCCAGTAGGCCTTGTGGCTATCGCCGTAGGCATCTGGGTGTCCTACCTGGCGGCGCAAGGGGTTCCCTTTATGCGGGAAACGCCGGAAGCAGTCAGCGCCCTGATCGTCGGCACCATTGCCGGCGTCTGTCTCTTCCACGGTCTAGCAGTAGGCCCCTTGATTGCCGGCGGTTTAGTCTCTCTGGTGATCAGTCTGGCAGGATTCTTCAAGGCATAA